In a single window of the Thermofilum uzonense genome:
- the hypA gene encoding hydrogenase nickel incorporation protein HypA produces MHEWALAEAVARTVEELVVKGRDVREVEVVLGELQAVDEGVFELALKELFEEMRREKGIDVQGFKITREKAAFKCQVCGHTWTLEEWPVKEEFREAVHFVPEVVHSHYSCPRCGSRDFEITAGRGVKVRVI; encoded by the coding sequence GTGCACGAGTGGGCTTTAGCAGAGGCTGTGGCGAGGACCGTAGAGGAGCTAGTAGTAAAGGGCAGGGATGTCAGGGAAGTCGAGGTCGTTTTGGGGGAGCTTCAGGCTGTTGATGAAGGGGTTTTTGAGCTAGCCTTAAAAGAATTGTTTGAAGAGATGCGCCGCGAGAAAGGGATAGATGTTCAAGGCTTCAAAATTACACGCGAGAAAGCAGCCTTCAAGTGCCAGGTTTGCGGGCACACCTGGACACTGGAAGAATGGCCCGTGAAGGAGGAGTTCCGCGAGGCTGTACACTTTGTCCCAGAGGTGGTACACTCCCATTATTCTTGTCCTAGGTGCGGTAGCAGGGACTTCGAAATAACTGCTGGAAGGGGTGTCAAGGTAAGGGTGATATAA
- a CDS encoding HAD family hydrolase has product MFLPTEDVYVFDVDGVLVDASERLKAALRSVGLEGYERPEDIEPGLRQAFWKVFLSPELLELDKPRETGIKLLLDRLGKGVVLILTGRPYRLFKSTVAQLKSMGVPMERTILVMRPNSERRRDVDFKASVLARIQKLVEIHDDDLKVLEVARRLHPQARLFLHFDDNYKEI; this is encoded by the coding sequence GTGTTTCTTCCTACCGAAGACGTCTACGTTTTCGATGTAGACGGGGTACTTGTGGATGCAAGCGAGCGTCTCAAAGCAGCCCTCAGGAGCGTCGGCCTGGAGGGATATGAGAGGCCCGAGGACATAGAGCCCGGGCTAAGACAGGCTTTCTGGAAGGTATTCTTGTCCCCTGAGCTCCTCGAGCTTGACAAGCCAAGGGAGACTGGGATAAAGCTGTTATTAGACAGACTGGGTAAAGGCGTCGTCCTGATTCTCACAGGTAGGCCGTACAGGTTATTCAAGTCGACAGTCGCTCAGCTGAAGAGCATGGGGGTGCCTATGGAGAGAACGATTTTAGTTATGAGGCCTAACTCTGAGAGACGTAGAGACGTAGACTTCAAAGCCAGCGTTCTAGCCAGGATACAGAAACTAGTAGAAATCCACGACGATGACCTCAAAGTCCTCGAGGTGGCTAGAAGACTTCACCCCCAGGCTCGTCTTTTCCTTCACTTCGACGACAACTATAAGGAGATTTAA
- the metG gene encoding methionine--tRNA ligase: protein MKTFYVTTPIYYPNDVPHIGHAYTTVLADVLARWHKSNGYDVFFLTGTDEHGLKLQRSAEKAGKTPKEFVDEMVPIFKKYWGLLDIQYDRFIRTTDPDHEELVGRVFERLHEKGYVYKGKYSGWYCVSCEKFYSEGEYVEKDGQKLCPIHNKPLEWVEEETYFLKLSAMQDEILHLIEEGNIIKPESYAREVANRIKKEGLRDLSVARPKSRVYWGVELPFDKDFVAYVWIDALLNYLTGVGYLRDNSRFEKYWPSAHHIIGKDILWFHSAIWFSVLRMLGVAPPKMLVVHAYIVNRGLKMGKSTGNVVMIDDLLERYGSSDAVRYLLMRLLNLEKDVEFDQNLLDSIYNGELADTYGNLVRRAGVLALRRLNGEVVKAGLDESLASLATEVISKTQQLMGDLKIAESLSLSFDLLREANAYLNRTQPWSSEDPNKPLYNVLEAIRISTNLLYPVMPKTSEIVSRSLGFEIIPPPNLAYGQTQLFKVKDAPILFKKV, encoded by the coding sequence GTGAAGACGTTTTACGTAACAACCCCCATATACTATCCAAATGATGTCCCGCACATAGGGCACGCCTACACGACCGTGCTGGCGGACGTGCTTGCCAGGTGGCATAAGAGTAACGGCTACGACGTCTTCTTTTTGACAGGGACAGATGAGCACGGGTTAAAACTCCAGCGTAGCGCGGAAAAGGCAGGCAAGACTCCAAAGGAGTTTGTCGACGAGATGGTCCCGATATTCAAAAAGTACTGGGGACTTCTCGACATCCAGTATGACAGGTTCATAAGAACCACCGACCCAGACCACGAGGAGCTGGTAGGCAGGGTCTTCGAGAGGTTGCATGAGAAGGGCTACGTGTACAAGGGGAAGTATAGTGGCTGGTACTGTGTAAGCTGTGAGAAGTTTTACAGTGAAGGCGAATACGTCGAGAAGGATGGGCAGAAACTATGCCCTATCCACAACAAGCCCTTGGAGTGGGTTGAAGAGGAGACATACTTCCTAAAGCTCTCAGCCATGCAGGACGAGATCCTCCACTTAATCGAGGAGGGCAATATAATAAAGCCTGAGAGCTATGCACGCGAGGTTGCCAACCGGATTAAAAAGGAGGGCCTCCGCGACCTCTCAGTGGCCAGGCCCAAGTCAAGGGTTTACTGGGGTGTTGAGCTCCCCTTCGATAAAGACTTTGTTGCATACGTCTGGATAGATGCTCTCCTCAACTACCTGACAGGTGTAGGGTACTTACGTGACAACTCCAGGTTCGAGAAGTACTGGCCCTCGGCCCACCACATAATAGGCAAGGACATCCTGTGGTTTCACAGCGCCATATGGTTTTCGGTTCTCCGCATGCTCGGCGTAGCCCCGCCGAAGATGTTGGTGGTTCACGCCTACATCGTGAACCGGGGGCTCAAAATGGGTAAAAGCACCGGGAACGTCGTTATGATAGACGACCTCCTCGAGAGGTATGGCTCCTCAGACGCTGTACGCTACCTCCTTATGAGGCTACTCAACCTCGAGAAAGACGTAGAGTTCGACCAAAACCTCCTCGACAGCATATACAACGGCGAACTAGCAGACACATACGGGAACCTTGTACGCCGAGCAGGCGTCCTGGCCCTCAGGAGGCTCAACGGTGAGGTTGTAAAGGCAGGCCTAGACGAGTCTCTAGCCAGTCTCGCAACGGAAGTTATCTCAAAGACACAGCAACTCATGGGGGATCTCAAGATAGCTGAGAGCCTAAGCCTGAGCTTCGACTTACTCCGGGAGGCAAACGCCTACCTGAACCGCACACAGCCATGGTCCAGCGAGGATCCCAACAAGCCACTATACAATGTTCTCGAGGCTATAAGGATATCAACAAACCTCCTCTACCCCGTCATGCCAAAGACGAGTGAGATCGTTTCTCGCTCCCTAGGATTCGAGATCATACCACCACCGAACCTCGCCTACGGTCAGACCCAGCTTTTCAAGGTTAAAGATGCTCCCATCCTCTTCAAGAAGGTTTGA
- a CDS encoding MFS transporter yields the protein MQKNPGDAIKKKLLAYNFTSSLSGNLVSPFLSLFIYELAGGSFLATSIGSQLPAAISAVMSFIWARLSDSTGKRKSFILMASLTGIVSSVALSFATNLQQVVIIQSLGAITGSAGGSAFSALLAEKFRNGRGEFLGKYNAMGVAGGFIGGLASGELYTLLGYRNLLRLYAALNIIPVALILSIDEEKTTNAKPHARVILHIPRVPRRFWRLYASRLLLTLPGAISGGVLGIYFLRYLRGSPEAWSTTVAITVLAGLSTIPYGKLADKLSTSEMFTMAGLGWTILYAGYYLAPNPLVFAFFFIIPVWPLFWIAYTKALMDISDETERATFYAFEGVLSTIYGSVIGILAGYLADATSPRTLFLLSSLSALSAAILVQKLLLPFSGQKRAKTNPLQWLMDSSILQPILKR from the coding sequence GTGCAGAAAAATCCTGGCGACGCGATAAAGAAAAAACTGTTAGCCTACAATTTCACCTCTAGCCTCTCCGGAAACCTAGTGTCGCCCTTCCTATCTTTATTCATTTACGAACTCGCGGGAGGCAGCTTCCTCGCAACGAGTATAGGAAGCCAGCTCCCGGCTGCCATATCAGCGGTAATGTCCTTTATATGGGCCCGCTTATCAGACTCTACAGGTAAGAGAAAGAGCTTCATACTCATGGCATCTCTCACAGGAATAGTTTCAAGCGTGGCCCTAAGCTTCGCGACAAACCTACAACAAGTCGTTATCATCCAATCGCTTGGCGCCATAACGGGAAGTGCTGGAGGATCCGCTTTCTCAGCACTCCTAGCAGAGAAATTCCGCAACGGGCGCGGGGAATTCCTAGGAAAATACAATGCTATGGGTGTAGCGGGAGGCTTCATTGGAGGCCTAGCTTCAGGGGAGCTATACACGCTGCTCGGCTACAGGAATCTACTTCGCCTATACGCGGCCCTGAACATAATACCGGTCGCCCTGATACTCTCCATAGACGAGGAGAAAACAACCAACGCTAAACCACACGCACGAGTTATTCTTCACATCCCAAGGGTTCCAAGGAGGTTTTGGAGATTATACGCGTCAAGGCTGCTTTTAACGCTACCCGGGGCGATTAGCGGGGGTGTCCTGGGTATATATTTCCTGAGATATCTTCGCGGCTCGCCCGAGGCCTGGTCAACGACTGTGGCAATAACCGTGCTGGCTGGGCTTTCTACGATACCTTACGGGAAACTTGCCGACAAGCTCTCCACGTCTGAGATGTTCACAATGGCTGGCCTGGGATGGACGATCCTCTATGCAGGATACTATCTTGCCCCGAATCCACTTGTCTTCGCCTTTTTCTTTATTATCCCCGTTTGGCCTTTGTTCTGGATAGCCTACACGAAGGCCCTGATGGACATAAGCGACGAGACGGAAAGAGCGACATTCTACGCCTTTGAGGGCGTGCTCTCAACAATCTATGGTTCAGTTATAGGGATCCTAGCCGGCTACCTTGCAGACGCGACCAGTCCTAGGACACTCTTCCTGTTATCTAGCCTCTCAGCACTCTCCGCAGCAATCCTTGTCCAGAAACTACTCCTACCGTTTAGCGGTCAAAAGAGGGCTAAGACTAATCCCCTACAATGGCTAATGGATTCTTCAATCCTTCAACCTATTCTTAAACGCTAG
- a CDS encoding carbohydrate ABC transporter permease, whose product MSFFEESRRIEALVFILFTLYPLTLNFFFGYFSMMFAFTLSLFEWDILTPMRFVGLRNFYEMFLEIAKGFHELITSPTLVYLREPFFNGLKNILIYTAMVVPVQTLLALVLAVIGNQKIRGSHFFRVAYFLPATTCPVIVSLIFIWLFMKDGFINYFVSALTAGFKPDWLNDPNFLLPAIAIVAIWGTSAHFSVTFLAGLQALPREVYEAARIDGANAFNRFVHITMPLLKPLITYVVVLGTIGALQMFDLAWVMAGSGGGPGGAGYTIALDIYNTAFIQLRYGYAAAKAVLLFAIIFTLNYYVQKKLEFARVV is encoded by the coding sequence ATGTCTTTTTTTGAGGAGTCCCGAAGAATAGAAGCTCTAGTTTTTATCTTGTTCACATTATACCCTTTAACTCTCAACTTCTTCTTCGGCTATTTCTCGATGATGTTTGCCTTTACCCTGAGCCTCTTCGAGTGGGATATTCTGACACCCATGAGATTCGTTGGACTCAGAAACTTTTACGAAATGTTTCTGGAGATAGCAAAAGGGTTCCATGAGTTGATTACTTCTCCAACGCTTGTCTATTTACGCGAGCCATTCTTCAATGGGCTTAAGAACATTTTGATCTATACGGCCATGGTAGTGCCTGTACAAACCCTTCTTGCCCTCGTTCTAGCCGTTATAGGAAACCAGAAGATTAGAGGGTCACACTTCTTCAGAGTAGCATACTTTCTACCAGCAACAACCTGCCCCGTGATAGTATCACTCATCTTTATATGGCTCTTCATGAAGGATGGTTTTATAAACTACTTTGTTTCGGCTCTAACCGCGGGGTTTAAGCCTGACTGGCTAAATGACCCGAACTTCCTCCTGCCTGCGATAGCCATAGTAGCAATATGGGGGACAAGCGCTCATTTCTCTGTTACGTTCCTTGCGGGCTTGCAGGCCCTCCCGAGAGAGGTTTACGAGGCTGCAAGAATCGACGGTGCGAATGCCTTCAACCGATTCGTCCATATAACGATGCCGCTATTAAAGCCTCTGATAACTTATGTAGTTGTTCTAGGAACAATAGGTGCTTTACAAATGTTTGACCTTGCATGGGTTATGGCGGGGTCTGGTGGAGGCCCTGGGGGTGCAGGCTATACTATAGCCCTGGACATCTACAACACTGCTTTCATCCAGCTTAGGTACGGGTATGCTGCGGCCAAAGCTGTCCTCTTGTTCGCAATTATATTCACTTTAAACTACTACGTGCAGAAAAAGCTTGAGTTCGCAAGGGTGGTTTAA
- a CDS encoding extracellular solute-binding protein translates to MTTQGSPEKGKKTSSTLILAAAIVILALIVGAVFLLQRPAPTPSQTVVIRFAGWSAGETEMKSYQKMIDLFEKQNPNIIVKYEVITQMFSENILASYAAGAAPDVFYLDSAWAPTFISKGAVYPIGDKLPKDFVDQFYPFLLEPFKGSDGKLYGVPKDWSVLSLFYNKKLFAQAGVPEPTESWTWQDLFNAAKTIYQKTGKPGLVIHAEFNRWLPYLMSNGAPPPTFNSAADAAYFDNPAVKTALTNFITLFQQGRKEGWIVIPSDVNAGWSGEAFGKELAAMTIEGSWMIPYIADQFPNFKYGSDWDLSLIPQGSSGRATMAYTVALGVNSKTENIDAVIKFLMFIEGPDGQRELVVKMGHTLPSIKSLANDPNLWPSHAKELSNIGKYNIVKVFFYGPKTGDLEGQFNQVLQAAVRGEVSASEALSLLKTKVSQSFKG, encoded by the coding sequence TTGACAACCCAAGGAAGCCCTGAGAAGGGCAAGAAGACAAGCTCTACTTTGATCCTTGCCGCTGCCATCGTAATACTCGCCCTTATTGTCGGCGCTGTATTCCTCCTGCAGCGCCCAGCACCCACACCCTCCCAGACCGTTGTAATTCGTTTCGCGGGTTGGAGTGCAGGAGAGACTGAGATGAAAAGCTACCAGAAGATGATTGACCTATTTGAAAAGCAAAACCCCAACATAATAGTCAAGTATGAGGTCATAACTCAGATGTTCTCGGAGAACATCCTTGCAAGCTACGCTGCAGGAGCCGCGCCGGATGTATTCTACCTTGACTCCGCGTGGGCACCAACCTTCATATCTAAGGGAGCTGTATACCCGATAGGGGATAAGCTCCCCAAGGACTTTGTAGACCAGTTCTATCCATTCCTGTTAGAGCCTTTCAAGGGATCAGATGGAAAGCTTTACGGAGTGCCCAAGGACTGGTCCGTCCTCTCATTATTCTACAATAAGAAGCTCTTCGCCCAGGCAGGAGTGCCTGAGCCAACCGAGAGCTGGACATGGCAAGACCTTTTCAACGCTGCGAAAACTATATACCAGAAGACCGGAAAACCTGGACTCGTCATACACGCGGAGTTTAACCGCTGGCTCCCATATTTGATGTCTAACGGAGCCCCGCCGCCCACCTTTAACAGCGCTGCCGATGCTGCTTACTTTGACAATCCAGCTGTTAAGACAGCATTAACAAACTTCATCACGCTATTCCAGCAAGGGAGGAAGGAGGGATGGATAGTCATACCATCTGATGTAAACGCCGGGTGGTCGGGAGAAGCGTTTGGTAAGGAGCTTGCTGCGATGACCATCGAGGGAAGCTGGATGATACCTTACATTGCCGACCAGTTCCCGAACTTTAAATATGGAAGCGACTGGGATCTTTCGTTGATCCCACAGGGCTCTTCAGGGAGAGCAACAATGGCATACACTGTCGCGCTCGGCGTGAACTCGAAGACTGAGAATATCGACGCTGTAATAAAGTTCCTAATGTTCATTGAGGGGCCTGATGGCCAGCGTGAACTAGTCGTCAAGATGGGTCATACCCTACCCTCGATAAAGTCTCTGGCTAACGACCCTAACCTTTGGCCCTCACACGCAAAGGAGCTAAGCAACATCGGAAAGTACAACATAGTTAAGGTCTTCTTCTACGGGCCCAAGACAGGCGACCTGGAGGGCCAGTTCAACCAGGTTCTCCAGGCTGCTGTTAGAGGCGAGGTCAGCGCGTCTGAGGCTCTTTCACTTTTGAAAACCAAGGTTTCACAAAGCTTTAAAGGCTGA
- a CDS encoding P-loop NTPase has product MDLDFRVPLIRERLESFRLVVPVASPKGGVGKTTVASALSLLLAREGIPTGLLDADFTNPTTHVMLGLDAESITPEEEKGVLPVRVEDKLEFMSPAFYSKDKPLPLRGHETVDALRELLAVTRWSSRILIVDSPPGLSDTLLELLRLHRDSRVLIISTCDEMSLLSTKRMIDFLAQEGLRSIGIVANMCNECSKIQGRLNTSALACLPLIEGFQRLEGNRDKVLEALGTGLEAVKYRIISLL; this is encoded by the coding sequence ATGGATCTCGACTTCCGCGTCCCACTTATACGCGAGAGGCTTGAGAGTTTCCGGCTCGTCGTGCCTGTAGCCAGCCCGAAGGGCGGTGTAGGTAAGACGACGGTTGCGAGTGCTCTCAGCCTCTTACTTGCTAGGGAGGGCATACCGACAGGCCTGCTAGATGCAGACTTCACAAACCCTACCACTCACGTTATGCTAGGCTTAGACGCCGAGAGCATAACTCCCGAAGAGGAAAAAGGAGTCCTACCTGTAAGGGTCGAGGATAAACTTGAGTTCATGAGCCCGGCTTTCTACTCTAAGGACAAGCCCCTACCACTACGAGGGCATGAAACCGTAGACGCGCTTCGCGAGCTTCTCGCAGTTACAAGGTGGTCAAGCAGGATCCTCATAGTTGACTCGCCCCCAGGCCTCTCGGACACTCTCCTAGAACTCCTACGTCTCCACCGTGATTCAAGGGTGTTGATAATCTCAACTTGTGACGAGATGAGCCTCTTATCGACGAAAAGAATGATTGACTTCCTCGCACAGGAAGGGTTAAGGAGCATAGGCATAGTGGCTAACATGTGTAATGAGTGCTCAAAAATACAGGGGAGATTAAATACGTCTGCGCTGGCATGCTTACCTTTGATTGAAGGCTTCCAGAGGCTTGAGGGCAATAGGGATAAGGTGTTAGAGGCCTTGGGGACAGGCTTAGAAGCCGTCAAGTACAGGATTATATCTCTCCTCTAG
- a CDS encoding carbohydrate ABC transporter permease, translating to MDKGRSVYTLLYVFFAYTIMSILALIYLMPFVRSIFASFMTWAQASAYPPQWIPNPFTLENYLKLFRLSYFPRWVLNTVFVSALIVAANTVTASMAGYAFAILRFPRKELLFSALLTLLMVPPFITLIPNFILVTKLGLIDNLLGLALLGSASVSGIYLMRQYYLSFGKELFEAARIDGADPLKSFFYVALPLSKPALGALAIYQFLGSWNAFLGPLVFLRSVENFTLPVGLNFAFSRNMWTEYTPIIAGSLIASAPTIILYVLLNKYMIKGTVVSAKKG from the coding sequence GTGGACAAGGGTAGAAGCGTGTACACGCTTCTATATGTCTTCTTTGCTTATACAATAATGAGCATCCTAGCCCTTATCTACCTGATGCCATTTGTCAGATCAATATTCGCGTCCTTCATGACCTGGGCTCAGGCATCTGCATACCCTCCCCAATGGATTCCAAACCCATTCACTCTAGAGAATTACTTGAAGCTTTTTAGACTCTCCTATTTTCCTAGGTGGGTCTTGAATACTGTATTTGTAAGCGCTTTGATAGTGGCTGCTAATACTGTCACGGCTTCTATGGCGGGATATGCCTTCGCAATTTTAAGGTTCCCTAGGAAAGAGCTCCTCTTCAGCGCCCTCCTTACACTCCTCATGGTTCCACCTTTCATCACACTCATACCTAACTTTATACTGGTCACGAAGCTCGGGCTTATAGACAACCTGCTTGGCTTAGCGCTTCTTGGATCAGCAAGCGTATCAGGCATTTACCTGATGCGGCAATACTACCTTTCCTTTGGAAAGGAGCTCTTTGAAGCTGCAAGAATCGACGGCGCAGACCCCTTGAAATCCTTCTTCTATGTAGCTTTGCCCCTCTCGAAGCCAGCGTTAGGCGCGTTGGCTATCTACCAGTTCCTGGGCTCCTGGAACGCTTTTCTAGGGCCACTCGTCTTTTTAAGGAGCGTTGAAAACTTCACTTTGCCTGTCGGCCTGAATTTTGCATTTAGCCGTAACATGTGGACTGAGTACACGCCAATTATAGCCGGGAGCCTCATAGCTTCGGCTCCAACAATAATATTGTACGTGCTTCTAAACAAGTACATGATTAAAGGGACGGTCGTGTCTGCGAAGAAGGGGTGA
- a CDS encoding glycoside hydrolase family 130 protein, translating to MSNEKKLEKNDALTKKLYSLYKEYYHRLSGLRKSSTEKVFKRVGLITPASLKITNYVREHPSAAFNPGAILRGRELFVYPRIVFDYYWYVSSIGVFSLDIQASLEGLLPEEIPTRIVIYPSRKEDMRGCEDPRVQELDSKTYILYTAVEPSPGGVEARQAIAVLEDSKAVKLGNFRLEYMGELFNTFWKDSALIEARNKDSVLLLRPSIPLENSGYLEIGWRSVASLKELTVSADTMEPVLLYEPFEIKVGWSTNSVRISSNEYLVGWHGVGNDYIYRNGLALLDSDGRLLAISDYLIAPEPTLEEFYGDRPGVTFGCGLIHYKDLLIWVGGLSDYAIGIWVADFDKVMDKLKTVSTSV from the coding sequence ATGAGCAATGAGAAAAAATTAGAGAAAAACGACGCATTGACAAAGAAACTCTACTCATTGTACAAGGAATATTATCACCGTCTTTCCGGCCTCAGAAAATCATCGACAGAAAAGGTCTTCAAACGGGTAGGCTTGATAACTCCAGCCTCTCTGAAGATAACCAACTATGTTCGTGAACACCCATCTGCGGCCTTCAACCCCGGTGCCATCTTGCGTGGGAGAGAACTCTTCGTTTATCCTAGAATCGTCTTTGACTATTACTGGTATGTATCATCCATAGGCGTTTTCTCGCTGGACATCCAGGCCTCGCTGGAGGGCCTGTTGCCCGAAGAAATTCCTACACGGATAGTGATCTATCCTTCCAGAAAGGAGGACATGAGGGGGTGCGAGGATCCAAGGGTTCAAGAGCTCGACTCGAAGACTTACATTTTGTATACTGCTGTTGAGCCGTCCCCGGGGGGAGTCGAGGCTAGACAAGCGATAGCTGTTCTCGAGGATTCCAAGGCAGTAAAGCTGGGTAATTTCAGACTGGAATACATGGGGGAACTCTTCAATACCTTCTGGAAAGACAGCGCTCTTATAGAAGCACGTAACAAAGACTCAGTCCTTCTTTTAAGGCCCTCCATCCCGCTTGAAAACAGTGGCTACCTCGAGATTGGGTGGCGCTCGGTAGCCTCTTTAAAGGAACTTACTGTAAGCGCAGATACCATGGAGCCTGTTCTCCTGTACGAGCCCTTCGAGATCAAGGTGGGATGGTCCACGAATTCTGTACGTATCTCCTCAAACGAGTACCTTGTAGGCTGGCACGGCGTCGGGAACGATTATATCTACAGGAACGGACTTGCGCTTCTGGATTCTGATGGAAGATTGCTCGCTATAAGCGATTATCTCATCGCGCCTGAACCCACGCTTGAAGAGTTCTATGGAGACAGACCTGGCGTGACATTCGGATGCGGCCTAATACACTACAAGGATCTCCTGATCTGGGTGGGCGGGCTTTCAGACTACGCTATCGGGATCTGGGTGGCCGATTTCGACAAAGTTATGGATAAGCTTAAAACTGTCTCAACTAGCGTTTAA